In Papaver somniferum cultivar HN1 unplaced genomic scaffold, ASM357369v1 unplaced-scaffold_41, whole genome shotgun sequence, one genomic interval encodes:
- the LOC113342416 gene encoding uncharacterized protein LOC113342416, producing the protein MGFTPLDWVVLTGLSIGIGDDVPYNPVKYKFDYVREHVFPEIEEPLDYEDPPISGKKRPPAQWISDAITIKFLTTYFKEDILVAANLDDKLAEKLARAFFMYVLGNFFFSNAKNYIDAAWLAAFEDLNAVDMYDWGGPAFAKLYVALNASGRGQKSLSGPFQILEFWGYEYLGICRPCDPTSEEKWPRTSRWKAKKKTIDIVHCRNALNQLTADIVTWRPWESAIGVLDSDVGRRAVELSNKRVIFTWIGKNMWYLGERSWRQNHPTFGIPRNPPFKIGEASHEKAKLVKEAGWVDANMFVKAVSYNMYLRYWRHVTNFHQFVTKVDWVVELHGVDGDRVKHLIQRPAQHVPIPPPQQLSYPEAYNLVQEHADFNRAFREFVLYETEDRMIRLKAKDEVIRGLAARNNYLEDQMQFRMQQTPRPPIGFGSFSETIPPAVWAPVSQASTMSSVNPPPRMTFIPPRQTPSHTPTDE; encoded by the exons ATGGGATTCACGCCGCTTGATTGGGTAGTGTTGACAGGATTGAGTATTGGAATTGGGGATGATGTTCCGTATAACCCAGTCAAGTACAAATTTGATTATGTCCGTGAGCATGTTTTTCCAGAAATAGAAGAACCCTTAGATTATGAAGATCCCCCAATCTCTGGAAAAAAACGCCCCCCGGCACAGTGGATTTcagatgcaatcacaattaaattTTTGACTACGTATTTCAAAGAAGATATCTTGGTTGCAGCTAATTTGGATGACAAACTAGCAGAAAAATTGGCGAGggccttttttatgtatgttttgggaaattttttcttttccaatgCAAAGAACTACATTGATGCGGcttggttagctgcttttgaggATCTAAATGCAGTTGATATGTATGACTGGGGTGGTCCTGCTTTTGCAAAATTGTATGTGGCACTCAACGCATCTGGTAGGGGACAGAAGTCATTATCTGGGCCgttccaaatattagag ttttggggatATGAATATCTGGGCATATGTAGACCGTGCGACCCAACTAGTGAAGAAAAATGGCCAAGAACTTCCCGGTGGAAAGCGAAGAAAAAGACTATCGATATTGTTCACTGTAGGAATGCGCTTAATCAGTTGACTGCAGACATCGTGACATGGAGACCGTGGGAATCCGCCAttggtgttcttgactctgatGTTGGTCGCAGGGCTGTGGAGCTTTCAAACAAAAGGGTTATATTTACTTGGATTGGCAAG AATATGTGGTACCTAGGAGAACGATCTTGGAGGCAAAATCATCCTACTTTTGGAATTCCTAGAAATCCACCATTTAAAATTGGCGAGGCCAGTCATGAGAAAGCAAAACTTGTGAAAGAAGCTGGATGGGTAGATGCAAATATGTTTGTGAAAGCTGTTTCATATAATATGTATCTGCGATATTGGCGACATGTAACTAACTTCCATCAATTCGTGACCAAAGTCGATTGGGTAGTTGAATTACACGGGGTTGATGGTGACCGTGTTAAACACCTTATTCAACGACCTGCTCAGCATGTACCtattccaccaccacaacaattATCATAC CCTGAAGCTTATAATCTGGTTCAAGAACATGCCGATTTTAATCGTGCGTTTCGCGAGTTTGTATTATATGAAACGGAAGACAGGATGATACGTTTAAAGGCAAAAGATGAAGTAATACGAGGCCTTGCAGCTCGTAACAATTACCTGGAGGATCAGATGCAATTCCGTATGCAACAAACGCCGCGTCCCCCTATTGGATTCGGCAGTTTTTCTGAAACTATCCCACCAGCGGTGTGGGCTCCAGTGAGTCAAGCATCAACAATGTCGTCTGTTAACCCCCCTCCGAGAATGACGTTTATCCCACCACGGCAAACACCATCGCATACTCCTACTGATGAATAA
- the LOC113342418 gene encoding uncharacterized protein LOC113342418, with translation MTWSHTRIKIPRNREAGDILLWNDYFSDNPTYPANIFRRRFRMRRELFNRILADVVSRNPYFAQKRDACGILGLSPHQKVTATIRMLAYGCAADAIDEYLRIGETTVLEATRRFCKTIVVLYGKEYLRSPTAESGVYTAYKGSESIVLEAVVSHDLWFWHAFFGMPGSCNDINVMNRSYIFRKLINGKTPPVNFEVNGHAYDMGYYLGDGIYPQIATIVMAIKQPDSPKKYKFSSMQEGARKDVERGFGVLQQQFAIVKQPARMWNPDVLAYIMKTVIILHNMIVEDERLPGDWPHEYDSRSRSAPVNISRVGPEELSRMRAAHRRHAIHNKETHFRLRQDLIEHIWSNFGDNY, from the exons ATGACATGGTCTCATACTCGTATAAAAATACCAAGAAATCGTGAAGCCGGAGATATACTTCTCTGGAATGACTACTTTTCTGACAACCCCACCTACCCAGCTAACATATTTCGTAGGAGATTCAGAATGCGGCGAGAATTGTTCAACCGAATATTGGCAGATGTGGTGTCTAGAAATCCTTATTTTGCTCAAAAAAGAGATGCTTGTGGCATTCTTGGATTATCCCCTCATCAGAAAGTAACTGCAACAATCcgaatgttagcttatggatgtgcAGCAGATGCAATAGATGAGTATTTACGCATTGGAGAAACCACCGTTTTAGAAGCAACCCGTCGGTTTTGCAAGACGATTGTGGTAttatatgggaaagaatatttacgCTCACCAACTGCGG AATCAGGAgtatacaccgcgtataaagggagtgaAAGTATTGTGCTAGAGGCAGTGGTGTCACATGATCTCTGGTTTTGGCATGcgttttttggtatgcccggctcCTGCAATGATATTAATGTAATGAATCGTTCTTATATTTTTCGAAAACTTATCAACGGGAAAACACCACCGGTGAACTTTGAAGTAAACGGGCATGCATATGATATGGGATATTATCTCGGTGATGGCATTTATCCACAGATTGCTACTATTGTGATGGCCATTAAACAACCAGATTCAccgaaaaaatataaattttcatcgatgcaagagggagCACGGAAAGATGTAGAGCGTGGATTTGGTGTACTGCAACAACAATTTGCCATTGTCAAACAACCTGCACGAATGTGGAACccggatgtgcttgcctatataatGAAAACGGTTATtattttacataatatgatagtggaGGATGAGCGTCTTCCCGGTGATTGGCCACATGAATATGACTCACGTAGCAGGTCGGCACCGGTGAATATATCGAGGGTAGGTCCTGAGGAACTTTCCAGAATGAGAGCTGCACATCGGCGTCATGCTATACACAATAAAGAAACACATTTTCGCTTGCGTCAAGATTTAATCGAACACATATGGTCAAATTTTGGAGATAATTATTAA
- the LOC113342419 gene encoding uncharacterized protein LOC113342419, with translation MAPRGPNFTTEEDTMICRIHLAISQDSATGTDQPERVLWSRIKDKLEEALPCKPKRTWTSIQSRFQGISRQVSLYSAKVLEVDGEYHSGWNEVSRVEEIRKRFKESNGNKKFKHEECYEILKDSIKYSGRSTFVFDSGQEMEDSQSGEENADIEETIPGESSDDLDIGDIENTRKRQLGKKAAKQLKKTGRAKSNAQEEMLEDIIKEQQSFNEHYKAQSLMKMGQRQAEFEAIQAKSAAKFAAIQAKSAAKFAAKQARQEKLDLKKEADDDLAIMLKDVSTLDTVTREYFELRKMEILQRKRNQS, from the exons ATGGCACCACGCGGTCCCAATTTTACAACAGAAGAAGATACAATGATATGTAGAATCCATTTAGCCATATCTCAAGATTCTGCTACCGGAACCGATCAACCAGAAAGAGTATTATGGAGTCGGATCAAAGATAAGTTGGAAGAAGCCCTGCCTTGTAAACCAAAACGTACTTGGACTTCTATCCAGAGTCGATTTCAGGGAATCAGTAGACAGGTTTCACTTTATTCTGCAAAAGTGTTGGAAGTTGATGGTGAATATCATAGCGGATGGAATGAAGTCTCGAGG GTTGAAGAGATAAGAAAGCGATTCAAAGAAAGTAATGGtaacaaaaaatttaagcacgaagagtgctacgaaATTCTAAAAGATAGTATCAAATATTCAGGACGGTCGACGTTTGTGTTTGATTCAGGCCAAGAAATGGAAGATTCTCAGAGTGGTGAGGAAAACGCTGATATTGAGGAAACAATTCCAGGCGAGTCCAGTGATGATCTAGATATTGGAGATATAGAGAACACACGTAAGCGTCAGTTGGGGAAGAAAGCAGCGAAACAActaaagaaaacagggagagcaaAATCCAATGCCCAGGAGGAAATGCTAGAGGATATAATTAAGGAGCAGCAAAGTTTCAATGAACATTACAAAGCACAATCACTAATGAAGATGGGACAGAGACAAGCTGAGTTTGAAGCAATACAAGCTAAGTCTGCGGCAAAGTTTGCGGCGATACAAGCTAAGTCTGCGGCAAAGTTTGCGGCGAAACAAGCTAGGCAAGAAAAACTCGATTTAAAGAAAGAAGCGGACGATGACTTGGCCATAATGTTGAAGGATGTCTCTACATTGGACACTGTAACAAGagagtacttcgaacttcgaaagaTGGAAATACTACAACgcaaaagaaaccaatcttaa
- the LOC113342420 gene encoding protein MAINTENANCE OF MERISTEMS-like, which yields MEIGEASHPVIDYLVERWWDTTHTFHFPFGEMGFTPLDWVVLTGLSIGIGDDVPYNPVKYKFDYVREHVFPEIEEPLDYEDPPISGKKRPPTQWISDAITIKFLTTYFKEDILVAANLDDKLAEKVARAFFMYVLGNFFFSNAKNYIDAAWLAAFEDLNAVDMYDWGGPAFAKLYVALNASGRGQKSLSGPFQILEFWGYEYLGICRPCDPTSEEKWPRTSRWKAKKKTIDIVHCRNALNQLTADIVTWRPWESAIGVLDSDVGRRAVELSNKRVIFTWIGKNMWYLGERSWRQNHPTFGIPRNPPFKIGEASHEKAKLVKEAGWVDANMFVKAVSYNMYLRYWRHVTNFHQFVTKVDWVVELHGVDGDRVKHLIQRPAQHVPIPPPQQLSYPEAYNLVQEHADFNRAFREFVLYETEDRMIRLKAKDEVIRGLAARNNYLEDQMQFRMQQTPRPPIGFGSFSETIPPAVWAPVSQASTMSSVNPHPRMTFIPPRQTPSHTPTDE from the exons ATGGAAATAGGAGAAGCATCACACCCAGTGATTGATTATCTTGTTGAACGTTGGTGGGATACAACGCATACTTTTCACTTCCCTTTTGGTGAAATGGGATTCACGCCGCTTGATTGGGTAGTGTTGACAGGATTGAGTATTGGAATTGGGGATGATGTTCCGTATAACCCAGTCAAGTACAAATTTGATTATGTCCGTGAGCATGTTTTTCCAGAAATAGAAGAACCCTTAGATTATGAAGATCCCCCAATCTCTGGAAAAAAACGCCCCCCGACACAGTGGATTTcagatgcaatcacaattaaattTTTGACTACGTATTTCAAAGAAGATATCTTGGTTGCAGCTAATTTGGATGACAAACTTGCAGAAAAAGTGGCGAGggccttttttatgtatgttttgggaaattttttcttttccaatgCAAAGAACTACATTGATGCGGcttggttagctgcttttgaggATCTAAATGCAGTTGATATGTATGACTGGGGTGGTCCTGCTTTTGCAAAATTGTATGTGGCACTCAACGCATCTGGTAGGGGACAGAAGTCATTATCTGGGCCgttccaaatattagag ttttggggatATGAATATCTGGGCATATGTAGACCGTGCGACCCAACTAGTGAAGAAAAATGGCCAAGAACTTCCCGGTGGAAAGCGAAGAAAAAGACTATCGATATTGTTCACTGTAGGAATGCGCTTAATCAGTTGACTGCAGACATCGTGACATGGAGACCGTGGGAATCCGCCAttggtgttcttgactctgatGTTGGTCGCAGGGCTGTGGAGCTTTCAAACAAAAGGGTTATATTTACTTGGATTGGCAAG AATATGTGGTACCTAGGAGAACGATCTTGGAGGCAAAATCATCCTACTTTTGGAATTCCTAGAAATCCACCATTTAAAATTGGCGAGGCCAGTCATGAGAAAGCAAAACTTGTGAAAGAAGCTGGATGGGTAGATGCAAATATGTTTGTGAAAGCTGTTTCATATAATATGTATCTGCGATATTGGCGACATGTAACTAACTTCCATCAATTCGTGACCAAAGTCGATTGGGTAGTTGAATTACACGGGGTTGATGGTGACCGTGTTAAACACCTTATTCAACGACCTGCTCAGCATGTACCtattccaccaccacaacaattATCATAC CCTGAAGCTTATAATCTGGTTCAAGAACATGCCGATTTTAATCGTGCGTTTCGCGAGTTTGTATTATATGAAACGGAAGACAGGATGATACGTTTAAAGGCAAAAGATGAAGTAATACGAGGCCTTGCAGCTCGTAACAATTACCTGGAGGATCAGATGCAATTCCGTATGCAACAAACGCCGCGTCCCCCTATTGGATTCGGCAGTTTTTCTGAAACTATCCCACCAGCGGTGTGGGCTCCAGTGAGTCAAGCATCAACAATGTCGTCTGTTAACCCCCATCCGAGAATGACGTTTATCCCACCACGGCAAACACCATCGCATACTCCTACTGATGAATAA
- the LOC113342421 gene encoding uncharacterized protein LOC113342421: MGTAITSMTWSHTRIKIPRNREAGDILLWNDYFSDNPTYPANIFRRRFRMRRELFNRILADVVSRNPYFAQKRDACGILGLSPHQKVTAAIRMLAYGCAADAIDEYLRIGETTVLEATRRFCKTIVVLYGKEYLRSPTAESGVYTAYKGSESIVLEAVVSHDLWFWHAFFGMPGSCNDINVMNRSYIFRKLINGKTPPVNFEVNGHAYDMGYYLGDGIYPQIATIVMAIKQPDTPKKYKFSSMQEGARKDVERGFGVLQQQFAIVKQPARMWNPDVLAYIMKTVIILHNMIVEDERLPGDWPHEYDSRSRSAPVNISRVGTEELSRMRAAHRCHAIHNKETHFRLRQDLIEHIWSNFGDNY, encoded by the exons ATGGGAACTGCCATTACAAGTATGACATGGTCTCATACTCGTATAAAAATACCAAGAAATCGTGAAGCCGGAGATATACTTCTCTGGAATGACTACTTTTCTGACAACCCCACCTACCCAGCTAACATATTTCGTAGGAGATTCAGAATGCGGCGAGAATTGTTCAACCGAATATTGGCAGATGTGGTGTCTAGAAATCCTTATTTTGCTCAAAAAAGAGATGCTTGTGGCATTCTTGGATTATCCCCTCATCAGAAAGTAACTGCAGCAATCcgaatgttagcttatggatgtgcAGCAGATGCAATAGATGAGTATTTACGCATTGGAGAAACCACCGTTTTAGAAGCAACCCGTCGGTTTTGCAAGACGATTGTGGTAttatatgggaaagaatatttacgCTCACCAACTGCGG AATCAGGAgtatacaccgcgtataaagggagtgaAAGTATTGTGCTAGAGGCAGTGGTGTCACATGATCTCTGGTTTTGGCATGcgttttttggtatgcccggctcCTGCAATGATATTAATGTAATGAATCGTTCTTATATTTTTCGAAAACTTATCAACGGGAAAACACCACCGGTGAACTTTGAAGTAAACGGGCATGCATATGATATGGGATATTATCTCGGTGATGGCATTTATCCACAGATTGCTACTATTGTGATGGCCATTAAACAACCAGATACAccgaaaaaatataaattttcatcgatgcaagagggagCACGGAAAGATGTAGAGCGTGGATTTGGTGTACTGCAACAACAATTTGCCATTGTCAAACAACCTGCACGAATGTGGAACccggatgtgcttgcctatataatGAAAACGGTTATtattttacataatatgatagtggaGGATGAGCGTCTTCCCGGTGATTGGCCACATGAATATGACTCACGTAGCAGGTCGGCACCGGTGAATATATCGAGGGTAGGTACTGAGGAACTTTCCAGAATGAGAGCTGCACATCGGTGTCATGCTATACACAATAAAGAAACACATTTTCGCTTGCGTCAAGATTTAATCGAACACATATGGTCAAATTTTGGAGATAATTATTAA
- the LOC113342422 gene encoding uncharacterized protein LOC113342422: MAPRGPNFTTEEDTMICRIHLAISQDSATGTDQPERVLWSRIKDKLEEALPCKPKRTWTSIQSRFQGISRQVSLYSAKVLEVDGEYHSGWNEVSRVEEIRKRFKESNGNKKFKHEECYEILKDSIKYSGRSTFVFDSGQEMEDSQSGEENADIEETIPGESSDDLDIGDIENTRKRQLGKKASKQLKKTGRAKSNAQEEMLEDIIKEQQSFNEHYKAQSLMKMGQRKAEFEAIQAKSAAKFAAIQAKSAAKFAAKQARQEKLDLKKEADDDLAIMLKDVSTLDTVTREYFELRKMEILQRKRNQS, from the exons ATGGCACCACGAGGTCCCAATTTTACAACAGAAGAAGATACAATGATATGTAGAATCCATTTAGCCATATCTCAAGATTCTGCTACCGGAACCGATCAACCAGAAAGAGTATTATGGAGTCGGATCAAAGATAAGTTGGAAGAAGCCCTGCCTTGTAAACCAAAACGTACTTGGACTTCTATCCAGAGTCGATTTCAGGGAATCAGTAGACAGGTTTCACTTTATTCTGCAAAAGTGTTGGAAGTTGATGGTGAATATCATAGCGGATGGAATGAAGTCTCGAGG GTTGAAGAGATAAGAAAGCGATTCAAAGAAAGTAATGGtaacaaaaaatttaagcacgaagagtgctacgaaATTCTAAAAGATAGTATCAAATATTCAGGACGGTCGACGTTTGTGTTTGATTCAGGCCAAGAAATGGAAGATTCTCAGAGTGGTGAGGAAAACGCTGATATTGAGGAAACAATTCCAGGCGAGTCCAGTGATGATCTAGATATTGGAGATATAGAGAACACACGTAAGCGTCAGTTGGGGAAGAAAGCATCGAAACAActaaagaaaacagggagagcaaAATCCAATGCCCAGGAGGAAATGCTGGAGGATATAATTAAGGAGCAGCAAAGTTTCAATGAACATTACAAAGCACAATCACTAATGAAGATGGGACAGAGAAAAGCTGAGTTTGAAGCAATACAAGCTAAGTCTGCGGCAAAGTTTGCGGCGATACAAGCTAAGTCTGCGGCAAAGTTTGCGGCGAAACAAGCTAGGCAAGAAAAACTCGATTTAAAGAAAGAAGCGGACGATGACTTGGCCATAATGTTGAAGGATGTCTCTACATTGGACACTGTAACAAGagagtacttcgaacttcgaaagaTGGAAATACTACAACgcaaaagaaaccaatcttaa